A single genomic interval of Pseudorasbora parva isolate DD20220531a chromosome 21, ASM2467924v1, whole genome shotgun sequence harbors:
- the LOC137055493 gene encoding GRIN2-like protein isoform X3 codes for MEEGKRPTSEIYLPSISLGSVDAETVEDHELPTISLSKSSIEMVSGPPQRMELAWYRQNLRKSVSSATCTQRPISLGGPASGVPVSVCDHEQGSLCSDNSTPETVIWHGGTPRSWSVMEDSPRRTPTQDIFLGQNQIHSGVNCVPHSPSTNRDLRMKGLVCREGCCRCCGPAENLTGCSCCRVACRMSSSGLSNSFTPQGANTDDLAQSNYESHHLTACHRSTCSGHMMNTACLRNTCSVLPCPGHLISRPPCAGSPCAGQRSLLHSGLLGFPPLVSSVSETRLDSRSTGHCCGSELRGQNSSYLRLDRTGQTCLNRGVKDATTMTSDHELRDVGVQTISDSLVSPFSHVFPEISLRTDSTSDTSLTTERMCNRTPVKEVEWDAEGMTWEVYGAAVDPEELGLAIQKHLELQIKETAAAAAAAVAAQTEDSMDNASSLALQPGQRKKSEGIIKSLRSSACCSNPSTVGD; via the coding sequence ATGGAGGAAGGAAAAAGACCTACATCTGAGATCTACCTCCCAAGCATCAGCCTTGGATCTGTTGATGCTGAAACAGTGGAAGACCATGAGCTGCCAACAATTTCTTTATCCAAAAGCTCGATAGAAATGGTGAGTGGACCTCCTCAACGAATGGAGCTGGCATGGTATCGTCAGAATTTGCGCAAGAGTGTCAGCAGTGCAACATGCACTCAAAGGCCTATCAGTCTGGGTGGACCGGCGTCTGGAGTCCCTGTGAGCGTTTGTGACCATGAACAGGGGAGCTTGTGCAGTGACAACAGCACCCCTGAGACTGTAATCTGGCATGGAGGAACTCCAAGATCCTGGAGCGTCATGGAGGACTCGCCCAGAAGGACTCCAACGCAGGATATATTCCTGGGGCAAAACCAGATCCATAGTGGTGTGAATTGTGTGCCACACTCGCCATCCACAAATAGAGATTTAAGAATGAAGGGCCTGGTTTGCAGGGAGGGATGTTGTCGATGTTGTGGACCTGCAGAGAACCTGACAGGATGCAGCTGTTGCAGAGTGGCTTGCAGAATGAGTTCTTCAGGTCTGAGCAACAGCTTCACACCACAGGGAGCGAATACAGACGACCTTGCTCAGAGCAACTATGAAAGCCATCATTTAACTGCATGCCATAGATCTACCTGTTCTGGTCACATGATGAACACTGCCTGTTTGAGAAATACTTGCAGTGTTCTTCCATGCCCTGGACATTTGATATCTCGGCCACCTTGTGCAGGAAGCCCCTGTGCAGGACAAAGATCCCTGCTTCATTCAGGCTTGCTCGGTTTTCCACCACTTGTGTCATCTGTCAGCGAGACCAGACTTGATAGCCGGAGTACAGGTCATTGCTGTGGATCTGAGTTAAGGGGGCAAAACTCCTCCTACCTTAGACTAGACCGGACAGGTCAGACTTGTCTTAACAGGGGAGTCAAAGATGCCACGACCATGACATCTGACCACGAGCTCAGAGATGTTGGTGTGCAGACCATTTCTGATTCCCTTGTTTCTCCTTTTTCTCACGTGTTTCCTGAAATTAGTTTGAGAACGGATTCTACCTCGGACACATCTTTGACAACCGAACGCATGTGTAACAGGACCCCTGTGAAGGAGGTGGAATGGGATGCCGAGGGTATGACCTGGGAGGTGTACGGTGCAGCTGTGGACCCTGAAGAGCTTGGTCTGGCAATTCAAAAGCATTTGGAACTTCAGATCAAAGAGACTGCAGCCGCTGCAGCTGCAGCCGTGGCCGCTCAAACAGAAGACTCCATGGACAATGCCAGTAGCCTTGCACTGCAGCCCGGGCAACGGAAGAAGAGTGAAGGCATTATAAAATCACTGCGCAGTTCTGCATGTTGCTCTAACCCCAGTACTGTGGGAGACTAA
- the LOC137055493 gene encoding GRIN2-like protein isoform X1 has product MSQGLDWTIFASKTQSRYYTMEEGKRPTSEIYLPSISLGSVDAETVEDHELPTISLSKSSIEMVSGPPQRMELAWYRQNLRKSVSSATCTQRPISLGGPASGVPVSVCDHEQGSLCSDNSTPETVIWHGGTPRSWSVMEDSPRRTPTQDIFLGQNQIHSGVNCVPHSPSTNRDLRMKGLVCREGCCRCCGPAENLTGCSCCRVACRMSSSGLSNSFTPQGANTDDLAQSNYESHHLTACHRSTCSGHMMNTACLRNTCSVLPCPGHLISRPPCAGSPCAGQRSLLHSGLLGFPPLVSSVSETRLDSRSTGHCCGSELRGQNSSYLRLDRTGQTCLNRGVKDATTMTSDHELRDVGVQTISDSLVSPFSHVFPEISLRTDSTSDTSLTTERMCNRTPVKEVEWDAEGMTWEVYGAAVDPEELGLAIQKHLELQIKETAAAAAAAVAAQTEDSMDNASSLALQPGQRKKSEGIIKSLRSSACCSNPSTVGD; this is encoded by the exons ATGTCACAGGGCCTTGATTGGACCATATTTGCTAGCAAAACCCAAAG TAGATATTACACTATGGAGGAAGGAAAAAGACCTACATCTGAGATCTACCTCCCAAGCATCAGCCTTGGATCTGTTGATGCTGAAACAGTGGAAGACCATGAGCTGCCAACAATTTCTTTATCCAAAAGCTCGATAGAAATGGTGAGTGGACCTCCTCAACGAATGGAGCTGGCATGGTATCGTCAGAATTTGCGCAAGAGTGTCAGCAGTGCAACATGCACTCAAAGGCCTATCAGTCTGGGTGGACCGGCGTCTGGAGTCCCTGTGAGCGTTTGTGACCATGAACAGGGGAGCTTGTGCAGTGACAACAGCACCCCTGAGACTGTAATCTGGCATGGAGGAACTCCAAGATCCTGGAGCGTCATGGAGGACTCGCCCAGAAGGACTCCAACGCAGGATATATTCCTGGGGCAAAACCAGATCCATAGTGGTGTGAATTGTGTGCCACACTCGCCATCCACAAATAGAGATTTAAGAATGAAGGGCCTGGTTTGCAGGGAGGGATGTTGTCGATGTTGTGGACCTGCAGAGAACCTGACAGGATGCAGCTGTTGCAGAGTGGCTTGCAGAATGAGTTCTTCAGGTCTGAGCAACAGCTTCACACCACAGGGAGCGAATACAGACGACCTTGCTCAGAGCAACTATGAAAGCCATCATTTAACTGCATGCCATAGATCTACCTGTTCTGGTCACATGATGAACACTGCCTGTTTGAGAAATACTTGCAGTGTTCTTCCATGCCCTGGACATTTGATATCTCGGCCACCTTGTGCAGGAAGCCCCTGTGCAGGACAAAGATCCCTGCTTCATTCAGGCTTGCTCGGTTTTCCACCACTTGTGTCATCTGTCAGCGAGACCAGACTTGATAGCCGGAGTACAGGTCATTGCTGTGGATCTGAGTTAAGGGGGCAAAACTCCTCCTACCTTAGACTAGACCGGACAGGTCAGACTTGTCTTAACAGGGGAGTCAAAGATGCCACGACCATGACATCTGACCACGAGCTCAGAGATGTTGGTGTGCAGACCATTTCTGATTCCCTTGTTTCTCCTTTTTCTCACGTGTTTCCTGAAATTAGTTTGAGAACGGATTCTACCTCGGACACATCTTTGACAACCGAACGCATGTGTAACAGGACCCCTGTGAAGGAGGTGGAATGGGATGCCGAGGGTATGACCTGGGAGGTGTACGGTGCAGCTGTGGACCCTGAAGAGCTTGGTCTGGCAATTCAAAAGCATTTGGAACTTCAGATCAAAGAGACTGCAGCCGCTGCAGCTGCAGCCGTGGCCGCTCAAACAGAAGACTCCATGGACAATGCCAGTAGCCTTGCACTGCAGCCCGGGCAACGGAAGAAGAGTGAAGGCATTATAAAATCACTGCGCAGTTCTGCATGTTGCTCTAACCCCAGTACTGTGGGAGACTAA
- the LOC137055493 gene encoding GRIN2-like protein isoform X2 — MSQGLDWTIFASKTQRYYTMEEGKRPTSEIYLPSISLGSVDAETVEDHELPTISLSKSSIEMVSGPPQRMELAWYRQNLRKSVSSATCTQRPISLGGPASGVPVSVCDHEQGSLCSDNSTPETVIWHGGTPRSWSVMEDSPRRTPTQDIFLGQNQIHSGVNCVPHSPSTNRDLRMKGLVCREGCCRCCGPAENLTGCSCCRVACRMSSSGLSNSFTPQGANTDDLAQSNYESHHLTACHRSTCSGHMMNTACLRNTCSVLPCPGHLISRPPCAGSPCAGQRSLLHSGLLGFPPLVSSVSETRLDSRSTGHCCGSELRGQNSSYLRLDRTGQTCLNRGVKDATTMTSDHELRDVGVQTISDSLVSPFSHVFPEISLRTDSTSDTSLTTERMCNRTPVKEVEWDAEGMTWEVYGAAVDPEELGLAIQKHLELQIKETAAAAAAAVAAQTEDSMDNASSLALQPGQRKKSEGIIKSLRSSACCSNPSTVGD; from the exons ATGTCACAGGGCCTTGATTGGACCATATTTGCTAGCAAAACCCAAAG ATATTACACTATGGAGGAAGGAAAAAGACCTACATCTGAGATCTACCTCCCAAGCATCAGCCTTGGATCTGTTGATGCTGAAACAGTGGAAGACCATGAGCTGCCAACAATTTCTTTATCCAAAAGCTCGATAGAAATGGTGAGTGGACCTCCTCAACGAATGGAGCTGGCATGGTATCGTCAGAATTTGCGCAAGAGTGTCAGCAGTGCAACATGCACTCAAAGGCCTATCAGTCTGGGTGGACCGGCGTCTGGAGTCCCTGTGAGCGTTTGTGACCATGAACAGGGGAGCTTGTGCAGTGACAACAGCACCCCTGAGACTGTAATCTGGCATGGAGGAACTCCAAGATCCTGGAGCGTCATGGAGGACTCGCCCAGAAGGACTCCAACGCAGGATATATTCCTGGGGCAAAACCAGATCCATAGTGGTGTGAATTGTGTGCCACACTCGCCATCCACAAATAGAGATTTAAGAATGAAGGGCCTGGTTTGCAGGGAGGGATGTTGTCGATGTTGTGGACCTGCAGAGAACCTGACAGGATGCAGCTGTTGCAGAGTGGCTTGCAGAATGAGTTCTTCAGGTCTGAGCAACAGCTTCACACCACAGGGAGCGAATACAGACGACCTTGCTCAGAGCAACTATGAAAGCCATCATTTAACTGCATGCCATAGATCTACCTGTTCTGGTCACATGATGAACACTGCCTGTTTGAGAAATACTTGCAGTGTTCTTCCATGCCCTGGACATTTGATATCTCGGCCACCTTGTGCAGGAAGCCCCTGTGCAGGACAAAGATCCCTGCTTCATTCAGGCTTGCTCGGTTTTCCACCACTTGTGTCATCTGTCAGCGAGACCAGACTTGATAGCCGGAGTACAGGTCATTGCTGTGGATCTGAGTTAAGGGGGCAAAACTCCTCCTACCTTAGACTAGACCGGACAGGTCAGACTTGTCTTAACAGGGGAGTCAAAGATGCCACGACCATGACATCTGACCACGAGCTCAGAGATGTTGGTGTGCAGACCATTTCTGATTCCCTTGTTTCTCCTTTTTCTCACGTGTTTCCTGAAATTAGTTTGAGAACGGATTCTACCTCGGACACATCTTTGACAACCGAACGCATGTGTAACAGGACCCCTGTGAAGGAGGTGGAATGGGATGCCGAGGGTATGACCTGGGAGGTGTACGGTGCAGCTGTGGACCCTGAAGAGCTTGGTCTGGCAATTCAAAAGCATTTGGAACTTCAGATCAAAGAGACTGCAGCCGCTGCAGCTGCAGCCGTGGCCGCTCAAACAGAAGACTCCATGGACAATGCCAGTAGCCTTGCACTGCAGCCCGGGCAACGGAAGAAGAGTGAAGGCATTATAAAATCACTGCGCAGTTCTGCATGTTGCTCTAACCCCAGTACTGTGGGAGACTAA